A region of the Phaseolus vulgaris cultivar G19833 chromosome 11, P. vulgaris v2.0, whole genome shotgun sequence genome:
CTatcaaaaatatcttttttcgAGCCCTGATATATTGGCACATTTGACGTTGCAGACGTGACAGAGTGAGATTGCACGCGAATGAGCAGTTATAATAGGTGACGTAACCAGTTTTGCGTGTGCCAGTATATGTGAAGGAATCTGTGACTGGGTAATTATAGTAGGATTATTACACCGATTAATtcatctaaccgatgtaatatatggttcttattaaaaaaaaatgatttttttttcatgaaaagtGAGTGACCATAAACATTacataagtaaccacttacaCATACGGTTAACATTTTTGCGTGCGTCACATAAGTAATCACTTACCTAAACATGagtaatatattataatataccAAATATTACTTAATTAATGTCACACCAAATATCACTTTTAAAGTGTCAATTAATGTCACAAGTATCAAGTATGGGTCCATCTTAGTAACCAAGGGTATTAATAGAACATTTTTCATAGCCTAAATCCAGACACAACACACAACATAAACAATGTCAGAAAGAGCTGAACCTGAAACACCCCAAACACACATTTTCAGATCAAAATTACCAGACATACCCCTCCCCAACAACCTCCTTCTCCACACATACTGCTTCCTTAAACTTCCCCAAGTTTCCCACCGTACGTGCCTTATCGCCGCCGCCAGAACCTATACCTACGCCGAAACTCACAGCGCCTCCCGGAAGGTGGCCGCCGGCATGTCGAAGCTGGGCATCCAGAAGGGCGACGCCGTCATGATTCTCCTCCCTAACTCCCCGGAGTTCGTGTTCTCCTTCATGGCAGCCTCCATGCTCGGCGCCGTGGCCACAACCGCCAACCCCTCCTACACCGCCGCCGAAATCGCCAAGCAACTCGCCGCCTCCAACGCCAAGCTGGTCGTCACCCTCTCCGAGAACGTCCCCAAGCTCCACCAGCAAGAGCGCCAACACTTCTTCAAGGTGGTCACCGTCGACGACCCGCCGGAGAATTGCACGAGGTTCCCGGAGGGCGACGAGAGCGGGGTTCCGGAGGTCGAGATATCGGCGGAGGACGCGGTGGCGCTGCCGTTTTCGTCGGGGACGACGGGGCTAGCGAAGGGGGTGATTCTGACGCACAAGAGTTTGGTAACGAGCGTGGCGCAACAGATGGAGGGAGAGAACCCGAACATGTACCTGAAAGAAGAGGACGTTGTGTTGTGCGTGCTTCCTCTTTTTCACATATTCTCCATGCACATCGCCATGATGTGCGCGCTGAGAGCGGGGAGTGCCATTTTGTTGATCGAGAAGTTTGAGATGAGGAAGCTGCTGGAGGCGATTGAGCGGCAAAGGGTCACGGTGGCGATAGTGGTGCCGCCGCTGGTGGCCGCACTTACGAAGAACAGTACGGTGGAGGAGTATGATTTGAGGTCGATACGATTGGTGATATCGGGGGCTGCGCCGCTGGGGCAACAGGCGGAGGAAGCTCTCCGGAAAAGGTTGCCTAACGCCATTCTGGGACAGGTATACTCTTCTTTACATTGTTataaaaagtgaattttaagtctaactgaATCCCATACAATCCCATAAAATCGGTTGAATGAGATGAAGTTTGTATCTACATATAAAATGTTATAATCTCTATCTACACCATGCATTGATTCATTGTTCTTCCATCttatctctctctttctctgaaTGAAGGGCTATGGAATGACAGAGGGTGGACCAGTTTTGACTATGTCTCTGGGCTTTGCAAAGTATCCATTCCCAACGAAATCTGGTTCATGCGGAACTGTGATCAGAAATGGTGAACTGAAGATCATTGACCCTCTAACATCCTTTTCTCTTCCCCGTAACCACTCTGGGGAGATTTGCGTCCGTGGGCCACAGATCATGAAAGGGTACCTGAATGACGAGGAGGCCACTGCAGCCGCCATTGATGGAGATGGTTGGCTTCACACAGGTGATATTGGGTAcgtggatgatgatgatgaggtttTCCTCGTTGACAGGGCCAAGGAACTCATCAAATTCAAAGGCTTTCAGGTACATGCATATATACTAtaacatctcttcttcttcttccttttgtATTCACTCACCTGCTATTACTTTTACAGGTGCCGCCGGCAGAACTTGAAGACCTTCTCATGCGCCACCCTTCCATTGCAGATGCAGCTGTCGTCCCGTAAGTAACCATCTATCACAATTTCTATGCAATGATTTGAATTATttacatattaaataataaaaatatctcttacaatattttagatttttaactAAAACTAATCTTatactttaattaccttttttatcAGTTGTTATTGATGTATAATTATAAAAGTTTTGAAGTCGAACATTCTtcttaaatattcttaaatgAGGAATCCATACGTTAACAAAGTGTtcgatttaaaaaatattaattaaatttttaataattttaatacgGATCTAataccatttttaaaaaaatatatatacattaattttttttaaaaattaaattgatcatataaatttttattataattttaaaaataaagaacaaactttttaaatgataaacatttttattataagtgtttattttataagttataATTACTTTGTCCATTATAACTACTATATCATAATAGTatgagttattttttatttttttatctgttatataaatatattactcaataatttaagtataattaataaaatatattattttattattattattataaatttttattctttttataaattagaTATATAAACTAATAATGCAATGTTGTTATTGGAACAATCCCTCCAAAATAACGTTACAGGCAGAATGACGATGCCGCCGGTGAAGTTCCGGTCGCTTTTGTCGTGAGCTTTGATCTTACAGAAGATGCTGTAAAGGATTTTATAGCTAAACAGGTAGAATTAGTaagattaattataaaatatttagaattaaGAGAATGAGACGATGTGTTTGATGTGATCATAGGTGGTGTTTTACAAGAGACTGCACAAAGTGTATTTTGTTGACGAGATTCCAAAGTCTTCCACTGGAAAGATATTAAGAAAAGAACTGAGAGCAAAGGTGGGGAGCATTATTCAGAGGACCTAGCTACCACTCTTTTCCCATTCTTTTCCTTaatttcttcttcctttgctttGCTGTTCTTCCTCAATGTGTAATCAAAGGATGCATATTCTCTTCAGAGATTGAAACTGCATCCAAAAGTATGTTTTCATGGTTCTACAAAGTTGTGGTCCCATACTTTCTAATTCAGAATTTGTGTTCCCATGGAATTCAGTAGTTGGTAGTGATAAATAAATGGATGCTGTTATTTATTGATTTCCCTAATTGATGGTAAGAATTTGGAATTTCAATTTTGCAGTGTTTCATCATCACTATTCAATGTTCACACCACTAAATGTAGCAACTAATCCAGGGTTTGATACCACGTTTAATATTCTTTGGATGCTCATATATTAACACCTTTATTAGTGAAAACTTTTTACaccataataaattaatattttatttattttcgttttatttttttaatttaaaaatattattatattattataaactagtttcaatCGTATTACTTTTCatttagaaaaatatacatTTGACAATTTTGTTACAATATATAACCCTCtttctttacttaaaattttaatttatttaaaaaatcaaaaattaaaaatcaatatataaCCCATTTTCTGGAAAAACCTGTTACTTACGGAATTCCTATTCCAAAATCACCCAAAATTATCAAAGAtgtgcaagaagaaaaaaatataggggtgcaggaagaaaaaattgtaagggtgcaggaagaaatacccATTAGGAATTAAATAAGATAGAAGCTGTACCTCGAGTCTCACGATTACGTACTGCACTTAACAACGTAACCCAACAAAATAGATAGTACATGAACATCTTATTTAGCAAATTGTAACAAAGAAGTATATTTGTTACGCCATGATTTAGTCAGAAACATTGCAACCAAAAACATAATTTTCAACAGAATACATGTATAAAGCAATCTTAATGGTGATGATCTTGAACATAACGTAGGCCACAATATTTGCAAACCGCTGGCTCCGCCAAGTCAAGGCATATGAATTCAATCGGGTGTCCAAGGGCAGGATTCGTATCTGAAACCACCACAGCAATATCCAAATTAGTTATACTCTCCTATAACAATCTATCACCAGAAACTATACAAGCTTTGTATCTTCGCCAAGTCTTGTGCATGTTCTAAGAGAAGAGAATTTTGAAGATAAAGCCATACCTCCTTCGCAGGCCACTATCCTGCCATCAACCTTAATTGGAGGAACTTCATTAATAAGCTCCATTGGAGATTTCTTGCTTGTGTCCTATTACAACAGTAGAAACTAAAGTAAGTTTCACATCTTCCTGAGCACAATTCTATAAGCAGTAATTCCTCAAGATTTCAGTCCGCGAGACCAACTCCTATAAGCTAAGCTTGCTAATAAAGAAGCATACATAAAGTTGGAGCCACTGAAAAGGAGGTAGTGCTATTAACTGACTGTAGCCAGTTAGCCACTGTCCTCTTAATTTTAGATCAGAGTAAATAACATCAAAACTTCCCGTCCATTTGTGAATTGCACAACCTTCCAATTTTCCCTATCACTGCATTAGTcctttaattatttgaaaaatattacacTGACACCTCTTATATACATTATATTAGTCCTCCTTAATTGTTAGAAAAACATTATATCCTGTCTCCTTATAAGagatttttgtaaattttaagaAGACacgaattttattttttttctcaaaaaaactTGAGTGTTGTCGGCGTTGGCATTATAGAAGTGGataaaaccacaaaacaaaCTAAGGCATCTGAATAGGTATAGATTGGGGCAGGCAAGAAAATAAACATAAACCAAATCAAATTGTTAAACTGATCCATATAGAAGCAGAATAGAAAAATATCCAACAAACCAATTTCAATTAAGTTCGTTAGCAATGAAACAATTCAATTTAATTA
Encoded here:
- the LOC137811386 gene encoding 4-coumarate--CoA ligase 2-like; translated protein: MSERAEPETPQTHIFRSKLPDIPLPNNLLLHTYCFLKLPQVSHRTCLIAAARTYTYAETHSASRKVAAGMSKLGIQKGDAVMILLPNSPEFVFSFMAASMLGAVATTANPSYTAAEIAKQLAASNAKLVVTLSENVPKLHQQERQHFFKVVTVDDPPENCTRFPEGDESGVPEVEISAEDAVALPFSSGTTGLAKGVILTHKSLVTSVAQQMEGENPNMYLKEEDVVLCVLPLFHIFSMHIAMMCALRAGSAILLIEKFEMRKLLEAIERQRVTVAIVVPPLVAALTKNSTVEEYDLRSIRLVISGAAPLGQQAEEALRKRLPNAILGQGYGMTEGGPVLTMSLGFAKYPFPTKSGSCGTVIRNGELKIIDPLTSFSLPRNHSGEICVRGPQIMKGYLNDEEATAAAIDGDGWLHTGDIGYVDDDDEVFLVDRAKELIKFKGFQVPPAELEDLLMRHPSIADAAVVPQNDDAAGEVPVAFVVSFDLTEDAVKDFIAKQVVFYKRLHKVYFVDEIPKSSTGKILRKELRAKVGSIIQRT
- the LOC137811391 gene encoding NADH dehydrogenase [ubiquinone] iron-sulfur protein 6, mitochondrial; protein product: MASSVLRNLMKFSSSTNTSTRSFSLVASQISNHTAKWMQDTSKKSPMELINEVPPIKVDGRIVACEGDTNPALGHPIEFICLDLAEPAVCKYCGLRYVQDHHH